Within Mustelus asterias unplaced genomic scaffold, sMusAst1.hap1.1 HAP1_SCAFFOLD_2201, whole genome shotgun sequence, the genomic segment ATATACCCATGgttgcacggtggttagcactgctgcctccacgccagggacccaggttcgattttggcctctggtcactgtctgtgtggagtttgcacattctccccgtgtctgtgggtttcctccgggtgctctggtttcctcccaccctccaaagatgtgcagttaggttgattggccatgctaaattgcctctcagtgtcctgaggtgtataggttaggggaattggaagagtaaatacgtggagctacggggatagagcctgggtacattcctgtaaggatgaagaataagtatggcaagttttgggtaccttggataacgagagatattgtgagcctagtcaaagagaaaaaggaagcatttgtcaaagctaggaggctgggaacacacgaagcaagtgtggaatacaaggaaagtagaaagaaacttaagcaaggagtaaggagggctaaaaggggtcatgaaaaagcattggccggcatgattaaggaaaatcccaaggctttttatacatatataaagagcaagagggtagccagggagagggttggcccactcaaggacaagggagggaaactATGCGTGGggtcagaggaaatgggcgaggtattaaatgagtactttgcgtcagtattcaccaaagagaaggacttggtggataatgagtctgggaaaggatgtgtagatagtttgagtcatgttgagatcaaaaaggaggaggtattggggtttttgagaaacattaaggtagacaagtccccagggcctgatgggatataccccagaatactgagagaggcaagggaggaaattgctggggccttgagagaaagctttgtatcctcactggcgacaggggaggtcacagtaagaagtctcacaacaccaggttaaagtccaacaggtttatttggtagcaaaatccactggcttttggagcgctccgaaaaggagcagcgctccgaaagctagtggattttgctaccaagtaaacctgttggactttaacctggtgttgtgaggcttcttattatgttcaccgcagtccaacgccggcatctccacatcatgactacaatactcttaagggttctgtcatttactgcatatttcctatctgtattagacctcccaatactcttaagggtatgacggggaggtcctagaggattggagaatagccaatgttgttcctttgtttaagaagggtagcaagaataatccaggtaattacaggccggtgagccttacatcagtggtagggaaattattggagaggattcttcgagacaggatttattcccacttggaaataagtggacgtgttaatgagaggcaacatggttttgtgaaggggaggtcgtgtctcacgaacttgatcgagtttttcgaggaagtgacgaagatgattgatgagggtagggcagtggatgttgtccacatggacttcagtaaggcctttgacaaggtccctcatggcagactggtgcagaaggtgaagtcgcacgggatcagaggtgagctggcaaggtggatacaaaactggctcggtcaaagaagacagagggtagcagtggaaggatgcgtttctgaatggactgtgacaagtgtgttcctcggggatcagtgctgggacctttgctgtttgtaatatatacaaatgatttggaggaaaacgtaactggtttgattaagtttgtggatgacataaaggttggtggatttgcagatagcgatgaggaccatcagaggatacagcaggaaatagatcagttggagacttgggtggagagatggcagctggagtttaatccggacaaatgatgggggtgtgcattttggaaggtctaatacagataggaaatatacagtaaatggcagaacccttaagagtattgataggcagagggatctgggtgtacaggtacacaggtcactgaaagtggcaatgcaatggagaagatagtcaagaaggcaaacggcatgcttgccttcatcagctgaggtattgagtttaaaaattggcaagtcatgttgcagctttatagaatcttagtgaggctgcacttggaatatagtgttcaattctggtcgccacactaccagaaggatgtggaggctttggagagggtacagaaaagatttaccaggatgttgcctggtatggagggcattagctatgaggagaggttggagaaacttggtttgttctcactggagcgacagaggttgaggggagacttgatagaagtctacaagattatgagaggcatggatggagtggatagtcagaagctttttcccatggtggaagagtcaattactagggggcacaggtttaaggtgcgaggggcaaggcttaaaggagatgtacgaggctgcttttttacacagagagtggtgggtgcctggaactcactgctgggggaggtagtgtcttttcaggggcgtcttgacaagtacatgaataggatggtaatagaaggatatggtccccagaagggtagggggttttagttaagtcgggcagcattgtcggtgcaggcttggagggccgaagggcctgttcctgtgctgtaattttctttgttctttgtatgatgttctgttggagaatcggtgcagactcgatgggctgaacgcttcctgcactgtcgggagttTATGATTCTATATCCTGCACTTGAAGAAGTCAATTCGAAACTAATTTGTGGAATCATTATTTCAGTGAGTGAATCTGTGAGACAAACATCTCAGGAAAAGTAGAAGCAGTTACTGTTGATTTATTCAAATGCAAGTTAAAGATTTCTCccagaaaataacattttgggCACTGGTATCTGGTAATCTGAGACAAGCCGTGTGGTGAGTGGAGTGAGCTTGGGAGGAACAAGCGATTTTAgactaatgggcggcacggtggcacagtggttagcactgctgcctcacagcgcagggacccggttcaattcctggcttgggtcactgtgtgtgtggagtctgcaggttctccccgtgtctgtgtgggtttcctccgggtgctccggtttcctcccacagtccaaaagacgtgctgattagatgcattggccgtgctaaatcctccctcagtgtacccgaatgggcgcctgagtgggcgactcggggattttcacagtaacctcattgcagtgttaatgtaagcctacctgtgacactaataaacttttaataaAACTTTAAGCAAAGCTATCCACCTCTGGGGGAGTTTTCCTGAATGAGAAGAGCTTGCTGATTCAGTGAGCAATTTGGACGACAGTATGAGATACAACATGAAAACTCATCGTGTGTCTCCGCTTGTGACATTGATGCGTGGAGCTCCCAATAACATCAATCGATAACAAATCTAAATCACAATGAATTTGTCTCTCTGACTTCTGCTCTGTGATCCCACCGACAGGGCTCCACACTTGAGTTTAGTCATTTTGGGGCTGATTGTATTTAAGTGAAGAAATGGGAATACTGGAATTGTAACTACAGTAGCTCAGGCATtctacataagaaatagaagcaggagcaggccatcttgcccctcaagcctgctccaccattcaataagatcatggctgatctgatagtgggttcagttccacttacccgcttgctccccataaccctcaattccctgaaTGGTTGAAAAGCTTATCTATCTGTGActgaaacacatttaacgaggtagcctctactgcttcattgggcagagaattccaaagattcactaccctctgggagaagaagttcctcctcaactctgttctaaattgactcccccgtattttgaggctatgccccctagttcttgtttccattgtaagtggaaataacctcgctgcttctaccctgtctagccccttcattatcttatatgtctctataagatctcccctcatccttctaaactccaatgagtacaggcccagtctactcaatctctcctcataagctaaccccctcatctccggaatcaacctggtgaaccttctctgtaccccctccaaagctaatatatcctttcttaaataaggggaccaaaattgtacacagtactctaggtgcggcctcaccagtaccctgtacagttgcagcatgacctccctgcttttatactccatccgtctcgcgataaaggccaacattccatttgccttcttgattacctgctgcacctgcaaactgagtttttgtgattcatgcacaaagacccccaggtccctttgcacagtagcatgttgtaatttttcaccgtttaaataatagtccattttactattattccttccaaagtggataacctcacacttaccaacgttatactccatctgccagatccttgcccactcacttagcctatccaaatctctctgcagactctctgtgtattccacgcaatttgctttcccactcatctttgtgtcatccgcaaactttgtttccctacactcggtcccctcctccagatcgtctatgtatatggtaaatagttgaggccccagcaccgatccttgtggcacaccactagtcactgattgccaatctggaaagaacccatttattccgactctctgctttctgttagatagccaatcctcaatccacgctaacactttacccccaactctgtgtacctttatcttatgcagcaaccttttgtgaggcaccttatcgaatgccttctggaaatctaaatacaccacatgcaCCGGttccgcactcgttatatcctcaaaacattccagtaaattagtcaaacatgactttcccttcatgaatccatgctgtgtctgcttgattgaaccattattttccaggtgtcctgctatttcttccttaatgatagattccagcattttcccaactacggattcTCCTCTTAATTATAGTGTTCAATGCTCATTATGAGTCGCCCCTAGATAATTTATATCGAATATTTATTTGGTGAGTAATAATACTTGGATGTCAATAAGTTAACTGTTAATTCTTCATTAGAAAACTTATCAAACTAAGTGACATTAAAATGATGAGCATCTTTTGAGTGAGATACAAACCCTGTTCTCCCTTGTCACATGGGGTAAAAGATCTCATGATGGTCTTCAAAGAAGGAACAGTTTCATCCTTGAAATTTATCACTTGAGCAACAGGTGTCCATTCATTTTGagttttatgggatcttgctatcTATAAATTGATTGCCGTGTTTTCCTACTTAATCATGAACATCTAAAAGTTAATTAATTGGCGATGAAGCACTTTGGGTTGTGCTGAGAATGTGAGAAACAGTTCTGTAAATGCAGGTTTGCTTCTTCCTTGGTGtttcttcataagaccataagacataggagcagaattaggcccctcggcccatcgaccctgctccaccattcaatcatggctgatatttttctcatcctcaataTTGACAGGTTTAGTCTGAAGCTGAATGACCAGTTACTCTGGGCAGTGAAAATCTCTTTGTCTCAGTTGGTGTGTCTGCCATGACCTTGCAAATGCCACTGTTCTTCCCCATTGCAAGCACAGTATGTAAATAATCTGTGGTTGGGTGCCTGGCAATTGGCCGAAGTTCTCCTCCAGAGGATGATAAAATAATTAACAATAAAACAAAGCAACTGGTATTTTTTTATATTGAGACAAGTGAGTTCTGCTCTAACGGAAAGAGTTTTTATGGTAGGGTCAGGATGAAATACTGAGCTTCTGCCACATTCAGGAACTATTTCCTCTAGTGGGAAAGTCCAGAACAAGGAGGGAGAACCTTAGAAATTAGAGGTGGGTTGCTGAGGGATGATGTGAAGAAGCACTTCTTCATACTGGGTAGTGGAAACCTGGGGTCTCAACCCACTGGACCTGGGGCTGGAGGTCAATTTGAGCTCTTGATATTGATTGTTGCAATGGTAAAGGATCAGGAATCAAGGCCAGTAGGCGGAGTTTCGACACAGAtcggtcatgatcttattgaatggtggaacaggctcgaggggctgaatggcctcctccggttcATGTATCATGGAATGTGTTTGACTCCATTTACAGGTGGTCTTTTGGGGGTAAATTAAAGAAACAGAAGTATTTTGGGCCGGGTTGGTTTCAGGTTGGAATTGGAAAAGTGCATGTTGGTGAGTTGTGTTTTGGTTTAGTTTTGTGTGGATGGAAGGGGGTTAGCAGAGAGAATGAGTGAGCACCAAATAGGTAAGATTATAAACTAAtgagactcctcccccacccctctcagctACTGATCAGCGTTCAGGTTCTGGTCCGACTCCTTTGAATTTCAGATGACTGAATTTTGTCTGATTCCTATCCCCATGGCAACATGAGCCTAAAACAGCCAGATAAATGTTTGTGAGAAATCCAGCATCACGCATTTTGTTTTACTGACAAAAATTAAATCAGTGGCTGAGGGCCAGCTGTTCATGCCAAATCCTGCAGTGATGCTGGGGGAAGGGATATTAGATTCATACCAGACACTCAGTATCATCTCACTGGTTCCTAAGCAGTTTGTTCTGTGCCGAGGTGTAGGTGTAATCTGTGCAGTCTGATTTAGAGATGAGCAAATACTGATCATTAAAACAGTAAAAGCGTCCCAAAGGCAATTCGCAGGAGCAATTATCACACAAAATGTGATACCAAGTCATATGAGAAATTaggacatatcatagaatcataaaatccctacagtacagaaggaggccattcggcccatcgagtctgcaccaaccacaatcccacccaggtcctattcccgcaaccccacgcattttaccttgctaattcccctgacgctaacggacaagttagcatggccaatcagcctaacctacacatctttggagtgtggaaggaaactgaagcacccagaggaaacccacaggagattgcacaaactccagacagacagagtgacccgaggctggaattgaacctgggaccctggcgctgtgaggcagcagtgctaaccactgtgccaccgtgacgaaAAGCTTGACCACAGGTAGGTTTTAACATGCCTCgtaagggaggagagagaggtgcagaggtttagggaggaaattcagaGTTTAGGGTCGAAGCATTGAAGACATAGGTGCTAATGGTGGAGCGATGGAAATGCGGGATAGACAAGGGGCCAGAATTGGGGGAGTAGAGATCTCGGGTGGTTCTTGGGCTGGAGCAGGGTATAGAagatagagaggggtgagtgAGAACATAAATACAAGATAGACCAGGAGCCAGTGCATGTCATCGCGCACAGGGATGATGGATGGAGAGGACTTGGTGCGAATTAGGTCATGGGCGGCAGGGATTTGGATGTGCTCAGGTTTATTTCGGGTTAaatgtgggaggctggccaggTGGACAGGAATCACCAACTTGGATGTGAGTTTAAACAGCGGATTACAGAATGTTTACAGAAACAGGACTCTCAGCATCACAAGTCCATGCTGATGGTGATAGGAGGTTTTGGCAATGGAGACGATGTGGGATTCCGGGAGGACCAACATGTTAATAGCACAAGCATGGTCCCGAATGTAACCCTAATGAAATGCAAAAACCAGGAGTTACACACGGAGTGCAAGGCTCTGAGCTAAACTGCAGCAGTAGCCAACGTCCTCACACTTCCATATTGTTGGCCAGACAGCTGAATTAAATGGAGCTCAGTTAGCAGTCATGGCTGCTTCAGAAATGACTGTGGGATGAATGTGTGGTTTCTGGcattttgctcattctccccattcccttctCTGCTGTGTTCAATATCCCAGTTTATTCTGCAGTATGTTCCCATGTCCAGGGTCTCCGACAAAAGGCACGAGTCGTTCACCACCTCCATTCATTAATTCACAGAACCTAACAGCCCACACCAactcaaaccccacccccacaccaactcaaaccccacccccacaccaactcaaaccccacccccacaccaactcaaaccccacccccacaccaactcaaaccccacccccacaccaactcaaaccccacccccacaccaactcaaaccccacccccacaccaactcaaaccccacccccacaccaactcaaaccccacccccacaccaactcaaaccccacccccacaccaactcaaaccccacccccacaccaactcaaaccccacccccacaccaactcaaaccccacccccacaccaactcaaaccccacccccacaccaactcaaatcccacccccacaccaactcaaaccccacccccacaccaactcaaaccccacccccacaccaattcaaaccccacccccacaccaactcaaaccccacccccacaccaactcaaaccccacccccacaccaactCAAACCCCACACCAactcaaaccccacccccacaccaactcaaaccccacccccacaccaactcaaaccccaccaccacaccaactcaaaccccacccccacaccaactcaaaccccacccccacaccaactcaaaccccacccccacaccaactcaaaccccacccccacaccaactcaagccccacccccacaccaactcaagccccacccccacaccaactcaagccccacccccacaccaactcaagccccacccccacaccaactCAAACCCCACTCTCACAACCCCAATCCGtctccattccaatccagtcaATCCCAACCCTACCCCTGCCTCTCAACTCCAATCCCAGCCCCAGTGGAGAGGGGGTAGATACTGAATCTAGTCACTCTGTTCTATATGGTGCGACATTGCCTTGTGTAATAATTCCATCATTGAGAGTCAGTACACTGCTGAAGGATCAGATCCAAATATTAATCTGTCTTTTATCTCATCTTGGATTGAAAAACTGGGAAAGAGACAGATGGTTTCACAGCTGAAACTGTGGAAATAATAATTAGACATACAAAGTTATATTCTAATAGACATTAATGACTGTCCAGTTGCTTTTGTGTTGTACTACTAATGAAGTTGTGTTCCACAGATATTGGTGTTGGAAGTGACTCAGTATGCGCCCGCCATCAATCCCATCATATCAAGTCAGTTGATTCTCTGACAGGATCACATTTATCGCTTGGAAGAACTTCAAAAAACTTTCCTGGAAAATATCGGAGTTTGGTGAGTGAATGTTGAACTTGAGGTGGAATTTCAAAGTAAAGAAATAATTGCAGAGAAAATGAGAGAAATCTCGCAATCAAGTGGATCATTGGGTGTCGAGATTGCATCCACATTGCCTGCGCCTTCTCCCAGTGACTGAAACTGTGTGCGGGGAGCCCTGCTTCATACGGTGCTCTCTGTTAGTCCCACACCTCACCCTACACTTTCCCAGCTGGGAATTCTACTGAATAGACTTTCCacaggcacagtgctaaccattgtacttctctaacaatgatgtggagatgccggcattggactggggtaagcacagtaagtctcacaacaccaggttaaagtccaacaggtttatttggtagcataagccacaagctttcggagcactgccccttcgtcaggtgagtgggggttctgttcacaaacagggcacatatagacacaaacgtatgtctgtgtcgatatgcgcgatctttttGGAGATCCggctctccaagaagatcgcgcatatcgacacagacataagtttgtctatatgtgccctgtttgtgaacacaacccccactcacccgatgaaggggcagtgctccgaaagcttgtggcttgtgctaccaaatagacctgttggactttaacctggtgttatgagacttcttacttctcgAACAAAACAGGCATCTCTTAGAATTGTGTGATTCTTAACCATCCTTGGGGCTGTCAGGTCTTTCTATTTCTTTTCTCCCCAATTACTCACCTAGTATTTTTTTGGCTGTTACACTTAAGACAACTTGACTTTGATCTTCAAGATGACATTTTGATGTGTCTTGAGCTGAGAAACTCGCTACTGTTCTCCCAACGTGGTTCTGATACCTGAAGCCTCTCATCCCTGGCacaattctagtaaatctcctctgcaccttctcttaaGGCCTTAACACCTTTCTGCAGTCTGTtaccccagaattggacacactagcctagctgaggcctaaccaatTATTTCtggtttttctattcattcatgggacatgggcgtcgctggctggccagcatttatggcatATCCCGAGttactcttgaactgagtggcttgctgggccatttcagagggagttgagagacaaccacattgctgtggctctggagtcacatgtagactggGGAacgacggtagatttccttcccgaaaggacattaatgaaccagttgggttttcctgacaatcgacaatgatttcatggtcatcagtagattcttaattccagatagtttttattgaattcaaattccaccatctgctgtggctggattcgaacctgggtcctcagagcattagctgagtttctggattaatagtctagcgataataccactaggccaccacctcccctagcctgaCTTCTAATTGCAAATATTCTGATCAAGGAATGGATACTGATTTAATGAAGTATTTCTCTCTCACTTTAGGACATGACTGATAACAGTAACCATTACATGGTGGTGAAAGCAAAATTCAACTTTTATCAGACCAATGAGGATGAACTGTGCTTCAACAAGGGTGATATTATCCATGTGACCAGAATTGAGGAAGGTGGCTGGTGGGAGGGGTCACTAAATGGCAAAAATGGATGGTTCCCCAGCAATTACGTGAGAGAAATAAAATCTAACGGTAAGTTGTCAAATTGGCAAGTAGATCTGAAATTTTCAAATACCCCAAGAGGCAATAGAATATTTTTAGTGCCGAGGTTTCCGATCTAGTCGGGAGAGGGATTTCAAAAACTTGCCCTGCTTTTGCCCCCTGCAGGCTAGAGCTTGTAATTCAAGTGTTACAAAGGAATGTTTACATAAGCAGGTTCAATGATAGATATTGAAAGTATGTATAAATGGTGACAACAGGAAATGTATACACAGACAAGATTTTTTAAGTTATTGTGCAACTAAGTGGTGTTCGAATTAATTAAGAAAAGCTACCTGTTATCCTGAGAAGATCCGGTCAATCTTAATCCACTGACTTGATGCAACTGAGTGGATTTCTCGCCCACTTTGGAGAAACGTTAATAGCCAACTATATTTGTGTGGAGTGGGAGTCACTTGTAGACccagatggcaggtttccttccctaaatgacatgagTGAATCTGTTGAGTTTATAGAATAATAGCTGCATGGTCACTTTAACTGAGACCAGCTCTTTGAGTAGATTtttgtactgagtgagtgctgaatTTTCTGTGGTGCTATGTTTTGGATGAACTGCTAAACCTCTCAGGTAGATGTGAAACATCCCATGGCACGATTTGACAAAGAGCAGCGGAGATTTCCTGGGAATCTTGGATCAGTGttaatccctcaaccaatatcactagCACAGACTATCTGCCCCTTTCACATTTCGCGTGGCATCCTGTcgtgtgcaaaatggctgctgcacTTCCTGCTTTACAACAGTAGCTGCACTTCCAAATGCGCTGTGGGACTTCCTGGGATTCCGAAAAGTGCTCTagcaatgcaagttctttctgagCATCTCAAGGATTtgtggttatagagtcatagaggtttacagcatggcccaacttgtccatgccgcccagtttttaaccattaagctaggcCCAATTGtcagcgtttggcccatatcccttcatctaaatgtttttaaaagacaaaattgtacccccctctactattacctctggcagcttgttccagacactcaccaccctcttaaaaaaaattgcccctctggacccttttgtatctctcccctctcaccttagacctatgccctctagttttagacttctctaccattgggaaaagatgttgactatctaccttgtctgtgcccctcattactttatagaacTCTGTAAGATCTTCCtaaagtctcctatgctccagggaaaaaagtcccagtctatccagcctctccttataactcaaaccatcaagtcctggtagcatcctagtaaatcttttctgcactctttctagtttaataatatcctttctataatagagtgaccagaactgtacatagtgttccaagtgtggctttaccaatgtcttgaacttcaacaagacgtcccaactcctgtattcattgtTCTGCTAAGGAAACcatgcatgccaaatgccttcttcaccactctgtccacctgtgactccacattcaaggagctatgaacatgtacccctagatctctttgttctatacctctccccaatgccctgccatAACTGACTAaggcctgccctggttcaatctaccaaaatacatcacctcgcatttatctaaactaaacttcatctgccattcgtcagcccactggcccaattaatcaagatcccgttgcaatcctagataaccttcttcactgtccactatgccaccaatctcggtgtcatctgcaaacttactaaccatgcctcctatattccaaCCCAAATCATTTTTGGGATTAAATTATCAGCACAGTTGCTGCACTTTGATCTCTGTTTACTGTATAAAATCCTTTCATCATTTTAGACAGCCCAATTAGATCCATTAATCTCCTATACTCAATGGAATACAAACTGAATCAATGCAATGCGGGTGgtaaccgcaacattgtcatcaaaccagcagacaaaggaggggccactgtcatactgaacagaacggattactgcaaggaAGTGTGCCGACAActgaacactacagacagttacccacagatccgaccaaagaacacacccgtcaactcaacagactgatcaagacctttgatccggaactTCAGAGCATTCTCTGTGCTCTCATCCaatgtactccccgcattggagatctctactgcctcccgaaaatacacaaggccaacacacccggccgtcccatcgta encodes:
- the LOC144489447 gene encoding rho guanine nucleotide exchange factor 7-like, with the translated sequence IHQEPKTEAECLSNIKEFLKCCGVLRVETFDANDLYQGQNFNKILSSLVALNKVTADIGVGSDSVCARHQSHHIKSVDSLTGSHLSLGRTSKNFPGKYRSLDMTDNSNHYMVVKAKFNFYQTNEDELCFNKGDIIHVTRIEEGGWWEGSLNGKNGWFPSNYVREIKSNEKPVSPKSATLKSSPKGFETPPISKSYYNV